The Gasterosteus aculeatus chromosome 8, fGasAcu3.hap1.1, whole genome shotgun sequence genome has a window encoding:
- the cep350 gene encoding centrosome-associated protein 350 isoform X4: MREMRSSRRPEVSLKKSAQHLTDHNIGTELTNAWKGLSQSKAALRHIENRLEAAPGTGVVMDSVMDPPKKKSSRTVRCKADDPGGSSKRRGRCQQSPEKSSSRSPLRNATQDSNVRRNNSVEFREPLASYREVTPPPHPSSPLEAYSLQSVPGPSHPSSPPPSDPLLSQLVYQRDTRDKQTDGDLDSTRSSALESTEVRYLNDQPALDTLRTIGKQAHLTAVRVSAWEAQPGMDSQESSPCLAAARGSTHRTESTPSTSPGSASQRLENLRRHQPDDKLEKLKERIRRQRQHLEESAEREKLLGYLEQPVTAAVGSNNAGTSNMPTALIRKVAAAPPAPIYKGFNTTETKIRTADGRVWKEEDFHNLSSEIYRDLSRQFAESTISRQQQQQREQSADGSKERRPTKPVRKVHRAAPSSGVSTKPAISPASWREGQKLVKMVLGPVPRLPREEERSQPADRPSRTASRHASSSAPRAESNPRLCPNSTERPQRGFQSKSHSTNASTPSSADQGKAPGGAVTDLLSADIQGILDDLQLECRAAEREERSRQRSRGGSGGTRGRGGSGSRTRAPVSAWGSTATTGSYSRGCRSASPAARRSEAADAGQKKQHYDADTVRQYISRQQEQRKRRRAEEKRQQREEAESRNQRLQDLYRKQKEAAKTAALPGGAPVAPVQKRLQETYTKLLLEEAQLDREATGRQLAAPFSPMQRPMYQPSGESDKENKRLEAPQSPSSSDRSLNEQPPPPLSRNDLEIGVASLLQPDRLSPAGHPTTGPGSSGMAPFGDPLLSQLLRLETALAASDLKHTKRPATAPANRSTRIEALKATAASLSNRIESEARKLAGEGINYGIETSIDGDAIRPFQGNIADGCWAETAAPENDGVALRIQRILTSTGHSSYNGTALPGTGDLHAARREREEKGTHTVLTNPQTTAGLTPILNSYAHLKGRLVNGLDTVERVEQRAGCGLNDGKERSQTDLHNSSAGSISEGPLLSEGSFSEDDPSPPQPSHNRVPRSADRLMTVDRCTDQRRDYQRLSEFQREAAKCSALSSPGAQHDGGKAAWEELNKGSPLSVINIFTKNLHGHVAVSERNSPSARSLNSANGLVDAAVYEDDFVSSHSSGASGRLKRGSHSRSVNSHFEELMRRSPYEKSIGGINSYHSSFHSSIHSPHLSSGSTSGSSPFSKHSARKRGTASDQSDGTLVGEQRSPCSPPSEEFSSDSRKRGSDKSSTHSQTKSAASNDTTGEHSGLSQQSLGLDSRNSPAARPKQASPSGSPYSGSPPEAGSPSEPGWRSANYPNTGPTARNGRAEPKTTGELQYSPAVLQQRMAAELEYLESYEESVRHLGDVERVMGVSMAQQESISLAQMLKARQESHARDLYELKIKAEREALETQLQLEENRQRVARAHIELQDNLATNQKETLKGLQEATTKLMTQQAETARYTADTARHIKEMTELAQSQITRALVVPPDVSDSSVEQEQQHSSYSKQRNYKNDSDSFPSDVSSRNTMPEEPLSSRNSPSICDSLSFRRPDLSGADSSSHHSPSHASPEQRERAKKEAVEAQWRKGGAEEKVGREAGSSSIEEEVLTAANDSVCSDSIPSVVDEKADSTSVATEYSLKFDESMTEDEIEERSFRSLLPSEAHRRGTMEKKTHHHEESEDDGAHHNTTLVPGAHNILKSHDANMAFSGGQDSFSQFTMDMVRQYMKDEEVRLQHQSSLLHLRQKAVKEKTRTELAWLEHQKKRLRDKGEDDKMPPIRKKQRGLLMKLQQEQAEIRRLQEANKAARKERQLLLKQQEEIERMRNSTLRLKERLKYAGDEALSETPVSETPVFEAAPPNTRPPDNIRCPSPSQSISGSETSSIMQRLKKMRSQMDEKHCSPVHYFLSVFTAHQWASLSVCLPNLHPKFQLFIYNQLVRFLTKREQQLMQRRHHAEELLQWKQRLDREEAEVRRMEKEALAVWDGQTARDAAESQEKEVSDISPSSSRHRSPERRADSDKELVSEADCSTATPGSSIHTEGLASRQPGSPSSGQPDSIIETPLASVRSSHANYTPDFTSASRSPSRQSPLKGSHSPAASPSDCSSRTKMQLHPSPRTANQAQPSESLMPMQAEPISDQSDIESRIKALKGELRKRKFMAYQLKKEQKKRNKERLKAKEASLLKQLESYNTFIEKTKAELNKEPDSTPDTRSQVEDSTSKEEQTGIKPPAHRSEAGQLPQRTQSASLDQNALSHLDHSGSTSVPEEMSDEEPPTVTPTPVYGSPECPPSRTRSPLSTEERLRTSSEEGQAQMIVSGAEIVVSHRRADMQDEPEVEVSSHLEDRQHSEHLLKLEKEDRLNSGEKMSASKHLSSHTSEGQHSPSVSIERDRIRTRETSKAEEAVKSNILSNESHSASSSDRSGSPNSVGFPSKKEATMKDVEDSPPVVDGYHDDFEYSLDSSPRQVRQGSGPPSQISVGPTEIKSSRDNVPGRDAPYDSHDEEVEEELAEELSPRSCTGGASPQSARLLDLRNHTEDSKHDDKDIVNSTRSPPILPVGDEMPSFSIADRVLVGGVQPGTLRFKGPTRFANGFWAGVELDKSEGSNNGTYDGVVYFECDESHGIFAPPDKITHLPDKFEIYTDTTEDEDSFFDGLSDKGGDERLTDERQSPKEGSLDGEKEQTYKKVSGFGDKKITDESVHKTGSHLNSSHYKEAKTPVSNGNAKDIMLDFEEAPTSLLISDIDEIDLGGPSRTGDTPRVQREEVDSKHQFVSADLSADIRHVERDPTDRNLLETFTDKFLNNCVKDTLAQFAEIKKAKEQKIEAANQMNGDLFGEHVEEEEWFTSVQQKDGLPFFIHAEKEELSSPELCNRPESPVLGASGQEELAKRLAELELSRELLDELGDEQDWFDEDFGLSSRREQQRLKQMEEEEEERLGRCDPSVIAALGGLVSSSGGEQQAKTPPRPELPLPLPPKLPEQPAMVVPHSASEVEKMVHAATQEIWESCGLGREGAQTLSQLPSPKPSPGYLGKDASGEDPKSLCVRSYRKAVYDLTWEMLEEIYTEDPDVDQPQWVKPRRVRSSFFHGVKTPGDLSKIQEFISAEVLKMYGLTKDHSQKTDWQKMLKFGKKTRDRVDHILVQELHEEEAQWVNYDEDELFVKMQLADSIFDALLKDTANVLTLIYDKRAKRENGPS, from the exons atgagagagatgaggagcagcaggaggcctgAAGTGTCGCTGAAGAAATCTGCTCAGCATCTTACGGATCACAATATTGGCACAG AGCTGACAAATGCATGGAAAGGATTGTCCCAGTCCAAAGCTgct TTGCGGCATATAGAAAACCGTCTAGAGGCAGCCCCAGGCACAGGGGTGGTCATGGACTCTGTCATGGACCCCCCAAAGAAAAAATCCTCCAGGACGGTTCGCTGCAAGG CGGATGACCCTGGGGGGTCTTCAAAGCGCAGGGGACGATGTCAACAGAGTCCAGAAAAGAGCAGCTCACGCAGCCCACTGAGAAACGCCACCCAGGACAGCAATGTCCGCAGGAACAACAGCGTGGAGTTCAGGGAACCGTTGGCCTCCTACAG ggaggTCACCCCTCCACCACATCCCTCCTCTCCGCTGGAGGCCTACAGCCTGCAGTCAGTGCCAGGGCCTTCGCACCCATCATCTCCGCCCCCCTCCGATCCTCTGCTCAGCCAGCTGGTCTACCAAAGAGACACCAGGGATAAGCAGACGGACGGGGACCTTGACAGCACACGCTCCTCGGCTCTGGAGAGCACAGAGGTTCGCTACCTCAATGACCAGCCAGCCCTGGACACCTTGAGGACTATTGGAAAGCAGGCACATCTCACGGCTGTAAGAGTCTCTGCATGGGAGGCACAACCTGGTATGGATAGCCAAGAGTCGAGCCCGTGTCTAGCCGCGGCCCGAGGCTCCACGCACCGAACGGAGAGCACTCCCTCCACCAGCCCCGGCTCAGCTTCCCAGCGGCTGGAGAACCTGAGGCGACATCAACCTGACGATAAGCTGGAGAAGCTCAAAGAGCGTATTCGAAGGCAGAGGCAACATCTGGAagagtctgcagagagagaaaagctgcTGGGCTATCTGGAACAGCCAGTTACAGCAGCTGTGGGGAGTAACAATGCCGGTACCAGCAACATGCCCACGGCCCTTATACGGAAAGTAGCggctgcacctcctgcacctatATACAAAG GTTTCAACACAACTGAGACAAAGATCCGGACTGCCGATGGGAGAGTTtggaaggaggaggatttcCATAACCTCAGCAGCGAAATATACAGAGACCTTTCACGACAGTTTGCTG AGAGCACCATatccagacagcagcagcagcagagggaacaAAGCGCAGATGGATCCAAAGAAAGGAGGCCTACCAAACCAGTCAGGAAGGTCCACAGAGCTGCCCCTTCCTCTGGCGTTAGTACAAAACCAG CCATTAGCCCTGCATCATGGCGGGAAGGCCAAAAGCTGGTGAAGATGGTACTGGGTCCAGTTCCCAGGCTgcccagggaggaggagaggtcgCAGCCAGCCGACAGACCGAGCAGAACAG CTTCCCGTCACGCCTCCAGTTCAGCCCCGCGTGCGGAATCAAACCCGCGGCTTTGTCCTAACAGCACAGAAAGGCCTCAACGTGGATTTCAATCCAAAAGCCACTCCACAAACGCATCTACACCCTCTTCTGCAGATCAGGGGAAGGCTCCAGGGGGTGCAGTTACGGACCTGTTGTCAGCGGACATCCAGGGGATACTTGATGACCTTCAGCTGGAGTGTAGAGCAGCTGAACGGGAAGAGCGGTCCCGGCAAAGGTCCCGGGGAGGGAGTGGCGGgacgagagggagagggggttcAGGGTCACGAACAAGGGCTCCGGTCTCTGCTTGGGGATCTACGGCGACCACGGGTAGCTACTCAAGAGGCTGCCGCAGCGCCAGCCCCGCCGCGCGCCGATCAGAGGCCGCAGACGCCGGGCAGAAGAAACAACACTACGATGCGGACACAGTTCGCCAGTACATTTCCAGACAAcaagagcagaggaagaggcgACGTGCTGAGGAGAAGAggcagcagagagaggaggcggagagtaGAAACCAGAGGCTGCAAGACCTCTACAGGAAGCAAAAAGAAGCGGCTAAAACGGCGGCCCTTCCTGGCGGGGCGCCTGTGGCCCCGGTCCAGAAGCGACTCCAGGAGACTTACACCAAACTGCTTCTGGAGGAGGCCCAGCTGGACAGGGAGGCCACAGGGAGACAACTCGCTGCTCCTTTCAGTCCCATG CAGAGGCCGATGTACCAGCCCTCCGGAGAGTCGGACAAAGAGAACAAAAGACTGGAGGCCCCGCAGAGTCCCTCGAGCAGCGATAGGTCTTTGAATGAGCAGCCACCACCTCCATTATCCAG GAATGACCTGGAGATTGGTGTTGCCTCTCTGCTTCAGCCTGACCGTCTGAGCCCGGCTGGTCATCCTACGACTGGTCCCGGCAGCAGTGGGATGGCGCCTTTCGGGGATCCTCTCCTCTCACAGCTTCTCCGGCTGGAGACTGCGCTGGCAGCTAGTGACCTAAAGCACACCAAGCGGCCGGCCACGGCACCTGCCAACAGGTCCACCCGCATTGAGGCGCTCAAGGCCACAGCCGCGTCCCTCTCCAACCGAATAGAGAGCGAGGCCCGCAAGCTCGCTGGGGAGGGGATCAACTACGGCATTGAAACATCAATAGACGGGGATGCTATTAGACCCTTTCAAGGTAATATTGCTGATGGTTGCTGGGCAGAAACGGCCGCTCCAGAGAACGATGGCGTCGCCTTGAGGATCCAGAGGATTTTGACTAGTACAGGTCATAGTTCGTACAATGGCACAGCTCTTCCAGGAACAGGCGATCTGCACGccgccaggagagagagagaagagaaaggcacacacaccGTTTTGACTAATCCACAAACAACTGCTGGTCTAACGCCAATTCTCAACAGTTACGCTCATTTAAAGGGGAGGCTGGTCAACGGCCTGGACACGGTGGAGAGAGTGGAACAAAGGGCGGGGTGTGGACTGAACGACGGGAAGGAAAGGAGTCAGACAGACCTCCACAACTCAAGTGCTGGTTCCATCAGCGAGGGTCCTCTTCTGAGTGAAGGGAGTTTTTCTGAGGATGATCCGAGCCCCCCTCAGCCCTCCCACAATCGCGTACCTAGATCGGCAGATCGCCTGATGACAGTGGACCGCTGCACGGATCAAAGAAGGGATTACCAGCGGCTGTCAGAGTTCCAGAGAGAGGCAGCAAAGTGCTCGGCCCTCAGCTCACCCGGTGCACAGCATGACGGTGGTAAAGCAGCCTGGGAGGAGCTGAACAAGGGAAGCCCTCTAAGTGTAATCAACATTTTCACTAAGAATCTTCATGGCCATGTCGCAG TGAGTGAGAGGAACTCTCCTTCAGCCCGTTCTTTAAACTCTGCAAATGGTCTCGTGGACGCAGCTGTCTATGAAGATGATTTTGTGTCATCACACAGCAGCGGAGCCAGTGGCCGGTTAAAGAGAGGCTCCCATTCTCGCAG TGTGAACAGCCATTTTGAGGAGCTGATGAGAAGGTCTCCTTATGAAAAAAGTATAGGAGGCATCAATTCCTACCATTCATCCTTTCACTCGTCTATTCACTCGCCGCATCTTTCCTCTGGTTCAACATCTGGCTCTTCACCCTTCTCCAAGCACTCTGCCAGAAAAAGAG GCACAGCATCAGACCAGAGTGATGGCACCCTGgtaggagagcagaggagtccCTGCTCACCGCCTTCAGAGGAGTTTTCTTCTGACTCCAGGAAGAGGGGCTCAGACAAAAGCTCAACCCACAGCCAGACCAAGAGTGCCGCCTCTAATGACACCACAGGGGAACATTCAGGGCTTTCTCAACAAAG TTTGGGTCTTGACAGTCGGAACTCTCCAGCCGCCAGGCCTAAACAAGCTTCTCCGTCTGGCTCTCCATACTCTGGTTCTCCCCCAGAGGCAGGCTCCCCCAGTGAACCTGGGTGGCGAAGTGCAAATTATCCAAACACAGGCCCCACAGCTCGCAATGGCAGAGCCGAGCCCAAGACCACAG gtGAACTACAGTATTCACCTGCCGTCTTGCAGCAGCGCATGGCGGCAGAGCTAGAGTACCTGGAGTCCTACGAGGAGTCGGTCCGACATCTGGGAGACGTGGAGAGGGTGATGGGCGTGTCCATGGCTCAGCAGGAGAGCATCTCCCTGGCCCAGATGCTCAAG GCCAGGCAAGAGTCCCATGCGCGTGACCTCTATGAGCTAAAGATCAAGGCGGAAAGGGAAGCCCTGGAGACACAGTTACAGTTAGAGGAAAACCGGCAGAGAGTGGCCcgg GCTCATATAGAACTGCAGGACAACTTGGCAACAAATCAAAAGGAGACCTTGAAAGGCCTCCAGGAGGCAACTACCAAGTTGATGACTCAGCAGGCTGAGACAGCACGATACACAGCTGACACGGCCCGACACATCAAAGAG ATGACAGAACTGGCACAGTCGCAGATAACGAGAGCTCTGGTTGTCCCCCCTGATGTTTCGGATTCCTCCGTGGAACAGGAGCAACAACACAGCTCCTACTCAAAGCAGCGAAATTACAAAAATGACTCTGACAG CTTCCCTAGCGATGTGTCGAGCAGAAACACTATGCCAGAAGAACCGTTGTCTTCACGGAACAGCCCCAGTATCTGTGATTCTCTTTCCTTCAGAAGACCGGACCTCAG TGGCGCAGACTCTAGCAGTCATCACAGCCCGTCGCACGCCTCGCCAGAGCAGAGGGAACGGGCGAAAAAAGAGGCGGTAGAAGCGCaatggaggaaaggaggcgCTGAAGAGAAGGTGGGGAGGGAAGCAGGCAGCAGCTCCATAGAGGAGGAAGTTCTAACGGCAGCCAATGACTCCGTCTGCAGTGACAGCATCCCCTCTGTAGTGGATGAGAAAG CAGACAGTACGTCAGTGGCGACGGAGTACTCCCTCAAATTCGATGAGTCCATGACAGAGGATGAGATCGAAGAACGTTCCTTCCGCTCTCTGCTGCCGTCTGAGGCGCACCGCCGCGGAACTATGGAGAAGAAGACCCACCACCATGAGGAATCGGAGGACGATGGAGCCCATCACAACACAACATTGGTTCCAGGGGCACACAATATCTTAAAG TCCCACGATGCAAACATGGCATTTTCTGGCGGACAGGACAGCTTTTCGCAGTTCACGATGGACATGGTGCGTCAGTACATGAAGGACGAGGAGGTAAGACTGCAGCACCAGAGCTCCCTGCTGCATCTCCGCCAGAAAGCTGTCAAAGAGAAGACAAGAACTGAGCTGGCCTGGCTAGAGCACCAGAAAAAGAGGCTGAGGGACAAGGGCGAGGACGACAAGATGCCACCCATCAGGAAGAAGCAGAGGGGCCTTCTGATGAAACTACAGCAGGAACAG GCTGAGATTAGGCGGCTTCAGGAGGCCAACAAAGCCGCCAGGAAGGAAAGGCAGCTTCTgctgaagcagcaggaggagattgAGCGGATGAGAAACTCGACACTCCGACTGAAGGAACGTCTCAAATATGCTGGGGATGAAGCGCTGTCT GAGACTCCTGTTTCAGAAACCCCCGTGTTCGAGGCAGCCCCCCCCAATACGAGACCTCCGGATAATATCCGCTGCCCCTCGCCCTCACAATCCATCTCTGGAAGTGAGACCAGCAGCATCATGCAGAGGCTCAAGAAGATGCGCTCTCAAATGGATGAGAA ACACTGTTCTCCTGTCCACTACTTCCTCTCTGTGTTCACGGCCCACCAGTGGGCCTCCCTCAGTGTCTGTCTTCCCAACCTCCATCCTAAATTCCAGCTTTTTATCTACAACCAGTTGGTCAG GTTCCTGACTAAGCGGGAGCAGCAGCTGATGCAGAGGCGTCACCAtgctgaggagctgctgcagtggaAACAGCGTCTGGACCGGGAGGAGGCAGAGGTTCGTAGGATGGAAAAGGAGGCCCTGGCCGTATGGGACGGGCAAACCGCTCGGGACGCGGCAGAGAGCCAGGAAAAAGAGGTGTCGGACATTAGCCCAAGCTCCAGTCGCCATCGCAGCCCAGAGCGCAGAGCTGACAGCGACAAAG AGTTAGTGAGTGAGGCCGACTGTTCCACGGCGACACCTGGGTCCAGTATACACACCGAGGGACTCGCGTCCCGGCAACCAGGAAGCCCGTCTTCAGGTCAACCTGATTCCATCATCGAAACGCCTTTGGCCTCTGTGAGGAGCAGCCACGCAAATTACACCCCGGACTTCACCTCGGCTTCCCGGTCACCTAGCAGACAA TCTCCACTCAAAGGCAGCCACAGCCCTGCTGCCTCTCCTTCTGATTGCAGCAGCAGAACCAAGATGCAGCTTCACCCCTCGCCCCGGACCGCCAACCAGGCTCAGCCAAGTGAATCCCTCATGCCGATGCAGGCTG AACCCATTTCAGACCAGAGTGACATAGAGAGCCGTATCAAGGCCCTGAAGGGAGAACTCCGAAAACGAAAGTTTATGGCCTACCAGCTAAagaaagagcagaagaagaggaacaaaGAGCGCCTGAAGGCCAAGGAGGCCAGCCTACTGAAGCAGCTGGAG AGCTATAACACCTTCATTGAGAAAACTAAGGCAGAACTGAACAAAGAGCCAGACTCAACCCCTGACACGAGGTCCCAGGTTGAAGATTCCACCTCAAAAGAAGAGCAGACCGGCATTAAACCACCTGCTCATAG GTCTGAAGCTGGCCAATTACCTCAAAGGACGCAAAGTGCTTCATTGGATCAGA ATGCCCTATCTCACCTTGATCACAGTGGTTCCACCTCAGTGCCTGAAGAAATGTCTGATGAAGAACCGCCGACAGTCACTCCGACTCCAGTGTATGGCAGCCCAGAGTGTCCGCCCTCAAGAACCAGGAGCCCCCTGTCCACGGAGGAACGTTTAAGGACTTCCTCTGAGGAAGGCCAGGCACAGATGATTGTCTCTGGGGCAGAGATCGTTGTGTCCCATCGAAGAGCCGACATGCAGGATGAGCCGGAGGTGGAAGTAAGCTCCCATTTGGAGGATCGACAACATTCTGAACATCTCCTCAAACTGGAAAAGGAAGACCGACTCAACTCCGGAGAGAAAATGTCTGCATCTAAACATCTTTCCTCTCACACGAGTGAAGGTCAACATTCTCCATCCGTTAGCATAGAACGTGATAGAATAAGGACAAGGGAAACATCGAAAGCTGAAGAAGCTGTAAAATCGAATATTCTCTCCAACGAGTCACATTCTGCCTCGTCCAGCGACCGTTCCGGCTCCCCCAACTCTGTTGGCTTCCCTTCAAAGAAAGAGGCAACCATGAAGGATGTTGAGGACTCTCCTCCTGTTGTAGATGGCTATCATGATGACTTTGAGTATTCATTGGATTCTTCGCCCAGGCAGGTGCGTCAGGGTTCAGGGCCTCCCTCTCAAATCTCAGTCGGCCCTACAGAGATCAAGAGCTCCAGAGACAACGTCCCTGGCCGAGACGCACCTTATGACAGCCACGatgaggaggtagaggaggaacTAGCTGAAGAGCTGAGTCCCCGTTCATGCACTGGTGGAGCCAGTCCCCAATCTGCGAGACTGCTGGATCTTCGTAACCACACCGAAGACTCAAAACATGACGACAAGGATATCGTTAATTCCACCCGCTCACCACCCATTTTGCCCGTTGGAGATGAAATGCCGAGTTTCAGCATCGCAGATCGAGTTCTCGTTGGCGGTGTTCAGCCGGGCACCTTGAGATTCAAAGGTCCAACCAGATTCGCCAACGGCTTCTGGGCCGGCGTGGAGTTGGATAAGTCTGAGGGGAGCAACAACGGCACGTACGACGGGGTGGTGTACTTCGAATGCGATGAGAGCCACGGTATCTTTGCTCCCCCGGACAAGATAACACACCTGCCGGACAAGTTTGAGATCTACACGGACACCACGGAGGATGAGGACTCGTTTTTTGATGGTCTGTCGGATAAAGGCGGAGATGAACGCCTAACAGATGAGCGTCAGTCTCCGAAAGAAGGAAGTCTGGATGGTGAAAAGGAGCAAACTTACAAGAAGGTCTCTGGGTTTGGCGATAAAAAGATAACTGATGAGTCTGTTCACAAGACCGGATCCCACCTCAATTCCAGccattacaaagaagccaaGACTCCCGTCTCTAATGGCAACGCGAAGGACATAATGTTGGATTTTGAAGAAGCACCGACCAGTCTCCTCATCTCTGATATCGACGAGATCGACCTTGGGGGGCCGAGTCGGACGGGCGACACTCCCCGCGTTCAGAGGGAAGAAGTAGACTCAAAACACCAATTTGTTTCTGCCGATCTTTCTGCAGACATCAGGCATGTTGAGAGAGATCCAACGGACAGAAACTTACTGGAAACATTTACTGACAAGTTCCTCAACAACTGTGTGAAAGACACTTTGGCGCAGTTTGCTGAAATTAAAAAGGCCAAAGAGCAAAAGATAGAAGCTGCCAACCAAATGAATGGAGACCTTTTTGGTGAACatgttgaagaagaagaatggtTCACTTCAGTGCAACAAAAAGATGGTCTTCCCTTCTTCATACATGCAGAAAAAGAAGAGCTTTCGTCTCCAGAGCTGTGTAACCGACCT GAGAGTCCAGTGTTGGGGGCCAGTGGTCAGGAGGAGCTCGCCAAGCGACTAGCAGAGCTGGAACTGAGCCGCGAGCTGCTCGATGAGCTGGGTGACGAGCAGGACTGGTTTGACGAGGACTTTGGCCTCAGCTCTCGTAGAGAGCAGCAGCGACTCAagcagatggaggaagaggaggaagagaggctgGGGAGGTGTGACCCGTCAGTCATAGCGGCCCTGGGGGGGCTGGTCTCCTCATCCGGCGGGGAACAGCAGGCTAAGACTCCACCTAGACCCGAGCTCCCTCTGCCCCTGCCCCCTAAGCTACCTGAGCAGCCCGCCATGGTCGTGCCCCACTCCGCCTCAGAGGTGGAGAAGATGGTCCATGCCGCCACTCAGGAGATCTGGGAGAGCTGCggcctggggagggagggagcgcagACCCTGTCCCAGCTGCCGAGTCCCAAACCCTCACCAGGGTATCTGGGTAAAGACGCCAGCGGCGAGGACCCGAAGTCCCTCTGCGTCCGCAGCTACAGAAAG gcTGTGTACGACCTGACGTGGGAGATGCTCGAGGAGATCTACACTGAGGATCCCGACGTTGATCAACCTCAGTGGGTCAAACCACGTCGAGTTAGGTCCTCCTTCTTCCACGGAGTGAAGACGCCGGGAGACCTCTCCAAGATCCAG GAATTCATCTCAGCAGAGGTACTGAAGATGTATGGTCTGACCAAAGATCACAGCCAGAAGACCGACTGGCAGAAGATGCTCAAATTTGGCAAAAAGACACGAGACAGAGTTGATCATATTCTG gttcAGGAACTCCATGAGGAGGAAGCTCAGTGGGTCAACTATGACGAGGACGAGCTGTTTGTCAAGATGCAGCTGGCGGACAGCATCTTTGACGCTTTGCTGAAGGACACCGCTAACGTGCTGACGCTGATCTACGACAAGAGGGCCAAGAGGGAAAACGGCCCGTCTTGA